The Meiothermus sp. genome segment CCTAGAGTACCTGCTATACGGCTTGCTGGCCGAGATATTTGGCCGCGATACCGGCTTCAACCGGGGTATGGGCGGCTCCATGCATGCCTTCTTTCCGCCTTTTGGCATCCTACCCAACAACGCCATAGTGGGAGGTTCGGCTGCCATTGCAGTAGGAGCTGCCTTGCACAAGCGGCTACAGCGCAAGCCGGGCATCTGCGTGGCCAGTCTTGGCGATGGGGCGCTGGGTTCGGGCCCCACCTGGGAAGCCATGGTGTTTGCGAGCATGGATCAGTTTCACACCCTGTGGCCGCAGGAAATTGGCGGCGCACCCCCGGTACTGTTCAACTTCATGAACAACTTCTATGCCATGGGGGGGCAGACTCAGGGAGAGACCATGGGGTTTGGGGTACTGGCTCGGGTGGGCTTGGGGGTCAACCCCCAGGCCCTGCACGCCGAGCGGGTCGATGGTTACAACCCGCTGGCTGTGGCGGAAGCCGTGGAACGGAAAAAAAACCTGCTACTAGAAGGCCGAGGCCCAGCCCTGTTGGATACCTTGACCTACCGCTATAGCGGGCACTCCCCCTCGGACGCTTCGTCGTACCGAGAAAAAGCCGAGATTGAGGCCTGGCAGGCCCAGGACACCCTCCTGCACTATGGGCGTTATTTGCTCGAGCAAGGCCTCATGACTCAGAGCGAGCAGGAAGCTTTGTACCAAGAAGTACAGGAGCGGCTGCACCGCGTGGCTTTATGGGCCACCTCCGACGATGTTTCACCTCGGCTTCCTCCCCACTCCGAACGCATAGCCGAGTGGATGTTTTCCCGCAAAGAGGAAAAGGCCTACGCAGAAGGCCCGCCATGGGTGCAAAAACCCCTACAAGAAACCCGCTATGGCGTATTGCAGTCAAAATACCGCTTTGGTCTGGATGAAGAAGGCCGCCCCTTGCCCAAGCTAAAGTGCCTGACCTACGCCGAAGCCCTCACCGAAGCGCTCTATGAGGCCTTCTATAGCGATCCCAGCTTAATCGCTTACGGCGAGGAAAACCGAGACTGGGGTGGTGCTTTTGGGGTTTACCGGGGTCTGACCGAGGCCTTGCCCTATCCCCGGCTTTTCAATGCACCCATCTCCGAGGCGGCCATTGTGGGGACCGCTGTGGGCTATGCCCTCTCGGGCGGTCGGGTGGTGGTAGAGCTGATGTACTGCGACTTCATGGGCCGGGCCGGAGATGAGATCTTTAACCAGATGGCCAAATGGCAGGCCATGTCGGGGGGAATCCTGGAGATGCCCCTGGTGTTGCGTGTCTCGGTAGGTTCGAAGTACGGCGCCCAGCACTCTCAGGACTGGTCGAGCCTGGTAGCCCACATCCCGGGCCTTCAGGTGATGTATCCGGCCACACCCTACGACGCCAAAGGTATGCTGACTGTGGCCTTGCAGGGCAGCGATCCGGTGGTCTTTTTTGAAAGCCAGCGGCTATACGGCGAACCCGAGGTGCTTGTACCAGGGGGTGTGCCCAAAGAATCCTACCGTATCCCTTTGGGTCAGCCGGCGCTGCGGCGTACAGGCAAGGATCTGACGCTGATCAGCCTAGGACCTGCTTTATATCGGGCGCTCGAGGCGGCTCGGCAGCTCCAGGAGTATGGCCTCGAGGCCGAAGTTATAGATCTACGCTTTCTAAACCCCCTCGACTACACCTCCCTGGTCGAGTCGGTGCGCAAAACGGGGCGGGCCATTCTGGTTTCCGAAGCCTGCGAACGCGGCTCGTTTTTGCATACGGTGGCCTCCAATCTGAGCCAAATGGCTTTTGATTATCTGGACGGGCCCATTGTGGTGCTGGGGGCTCGCAACTGGATCACCCCGGCCGCCGAGCTAGAAGACCTCTTCTTCCCCGGCCCAGATTGGATTTTGGACGCC includes the following:
- a CDS encoding thiamine pyrophosphate-dependent enzyme; translated protein: MPKSLSLDPDHLRKAGWLEAPHLPLNQYRSDPQAERARYGASTLRRVYRDMLYIRGFESMLDAFKTKGVYQGIEYNHKGPAHLSIGQEAAAVGLCLPLGPEDFIFGSHRSHGEILAKGLGAIEQLGEAELASILEGYQDGRILRVVEQFGHQSLKERALEYLLYGLLAEIFGRDTGFNRGMGGSMHAFFPPFGILPNNAIVGGSAAIAVGAALHKRLQRKPGICVASLGDGALGSGPTWEAMVFASMDQFHTLWPQEIGGAPPVLFNFMNNFYAMGGQTQGETMGFGVLARVGLGVNPQALHAERVDGYNPLAVAEAVERKKNLLLEGRGPALLDTLTYRYSGHSPSDASSYREKAEIEAWQAQDTLLHYGRYLLEQGLMTQSEQEALYQEVQERLHRVALWATSDDVSPRLPPHSERIAEWMFSRKEEKAYAEGPPWVQKPLQETRYGVLQSKYRFGLDEEGRPLPKLKCLTYAEALTEALYEAFYSDPSLIAYGEENRDWGGAFGVYRGLTEALPYPRLFNAPISEAAIVGTAVGYALSGGRVVVELMYCDFMGRAGDEIFNQMAKWQAMSGGILEMPLVLRVSVGSKYGAQHSQDWSSLVAHIPGLQVMYPATPYDAKGMLTVALQGSDPVVFFESQRLYGEPEVLVPGGVPKESYRIPLGQPALRRTGKDLTLISLGPALYRALEAARQLQEYGLEAEVIDLRFLNPLDYTSLVESVRKTGRAILVSEACERGSFLHTVASNLSQMAFDYLDGPIVVLGARNWITPAAELEDLFFPGPDWILDAVHERILPLPGYRPRTQQATSLILERNRLGV